In Chryseobacterium camelliae, one DNA window encodes the following:
- a CDS encoding ATP-dependent Clp protease ATP-binding subunit, producing the protein MDYKFSQGLSQVFKQSKSEAKRLKSEFLNTEHLLLGIIKTENSAKEILQGLNADLTQIRRKIETLNTASLNPVSEEVSNISFTKMADHAVKRAELECRQYKSNEINTVHLLLGILYKYEDPTSSILGAYDVDYEGVSREYQTMLKNSGQAPKMSAYDDDDEREDFEQMRKPTGNLGSGKSKTPTLDNFGRDLTSLARDGKLDPVIGREKEIERVSQILSRRKKNNPLLIGEPGVGKSAIAEGLALRIQQKKVSRVLYGKRVITLDLASLVAGTKYRGQFEERMKAIMTELEKNRDVILFIDELHTIVGAGSSTGSLDASNMFKPALARGEIQCIGATTLDEYRQYIEKDGALERRFQKVMVEPTSIDETIQILNQIKDKYEEHHNVIYTPEAIAACVNLTSRYITDRFLPDKAIDAMDEAGSRVYIKNMKVPTEIIDFEKKIEEIKELKQKAVKAQDYLEARKLKDEEERLQMELNSAQDKWDKDVKEKKETVSEENVAEVVSMMSGVPVTKVGKNELDKLAGMDGNLNGKVIGQEDAVKKVVKAIQRNRAGLKDPNRPIGTFIFLGTTGVGKTELAKVMARELFESDESLIRIDMSEYMEKFAVSRLVGAPPGYVGYEEGGQLTEAVRRKPYAVVLLDEIEKAHPDVFNILLQILDEGHVTDSLGRKIDFRNTIIILTSNIGTRDLKDFGDGVGFGTTAKKTTSDSRARSTIENALKKAFSPEFLNRIDDIVIFNSLEKDDIKRIIDLELNKLYSRLEKLGYKVELTEEAKDFISEKGWDKDFGARPLKRAIQKYIEDLLAEMLVNKQLNEGETVILDLNEAKDGLAGKTSKSKKSAAEKSS; encoded by the coding sequence GCGGACTTAACACAGATCAGAAGAAAAATTGAAACTCTAAATACAGCAAGTCTTAATCCTGTTTCCGAGGAGGTTAGTAATATTTCCTTCACCAAGATGGCAGATCATGCCGTTAAACGTGCAGAACTGGAATGCCGGCAGTATAAAAGCAATGAAATCAATACCGTTCATTTGCTTCTCGGTATTCTGTACAAATATGAGGACCCAACCTCCAGCATCCTGGGAGCCTATGACGTTGACTACGAAGGAGTTTCAAGAGAGTATCAGACGATGCTAAAGAATTCCGGACAGGCACCAAAAATGAGTGCATATGATGATGACGATGAGAGGGAAGATTTTGAACAGATGAGAAAACCTACCGGAAACCTGGGTTCAGGAAAAAGCAAAACCCCTACGCTGGATAATTTCGGAAGGGACCTTACTTCCCTGGCCAGAGACGGAAAACTGGATCCGGTTATCGGCCGTGAGAAAGAAATCGAAAGGGTTTCTCAGATCCTTTCCAGAAGAAAGAAAAACAACCCTCTGCTTATCGGTGAACCCGGAGTAGGTAAATCTGCCATTGCAGAAGGACTGGCTTTAAGGATTCAGCAGAAAAAAGTATCTAGAGTCCTGTATGGCAAAAGGGTAATTACCCTGGATCTTGCCAGCCTGGTAGCAGGAACAAAATACAGAGGCCAGTTTGAGGAAAGAATGAAAGCGATCATGACGGAACTTGAAAAGAACCGTGATGTGATCCTGTTCATTGATGAGCTTCACACTATTGTAGGCGCAGGAAGCTCTACCGGAAGCCTTGATGCCTCCAATATGTTCAAGCCGGCACTTGCAAGAGGAGAAATCCAATGCATCGGGGCCACTACTCTGGATGAATACCGTCAGTATATTGAGAAGGACGGTGCATTAGAAAGGAGGTTCCAGAAAGTAATGGTAGAACCGACTTCTATTGATGAAACCATTCAGATCCTGAATCAGATCAAAGATAAGTATGAAGAGCACCATAATGTAATTTATACTCCGGAAGCCATTGCAGCCTGTGTAAACCTGACATCAAGATATATTACGGACCGCTTTTTACCGGACAAGGCTATTGATGCCATGGACGAGGCTGGTTCCCGTGTATACATTAAGAATATGAAAGTCCCTACTGAGATCATTGATTTTGAAAAGAAAATTGAAGAAATCAAGGAACTGAAGCAGAAAGCAGTAAAAGCTCAGGATTACCTGGAAGCCAGAAAACTGAAAGATGAGGAAGAGCGTTTACAGATGGAACTTAATTCTGCCCAGGATAAGTGGGACAAAGATGTGAAGGAGAAAAAAGAAACCGTAAGCGAAGAAAATGTAGCGGAAGTGGTTTCTATGATGAGTGGTGTTCCGGTAACCAAAGTAGGTAAAAACGAGCTTGATAAGTTAGCCGGAATGGACGGAAACCTGAACGGGAAAGTAATCGGCCAGGAAGATGCGGTGAAAAAAGTCGTTAAGGCAATCCAGAGGAACAGGGCCGGGCTTAAAGACCCGAACCGTCCTATCGGTACCTTTATATTCTTGGGAACAACGGGTGTCGGTAAAACCGAGCTGGCGAAAGTAATGGCCAGGGAATTGTTTGAATCCGATGAATCTCTGATCAGGATTGACATGAGTGAATACATGGAAAAATTCGCTGTATCAAGATTGGTAGGTGCGCCTCCGGGATATGTAGGCTATGAAGAGGGGGGACAACTCACAGAAGCCGTAAGAAGAAAACCTTATGCTGTGGTGCTTCTGGATGAGATTGAAAAAGCACATCCTGATGTATTCAATATTCTGTTACAGATCCTTGATGAAGGTCACGTTACAGACAGCTTAGGAAGAAAGATCGACTTCAGGAATACGATTATTATCCTTACATCCAACATCGGAACGAGAGATCTTAAAGATTTCGGGGATGGTGTAGGATTCGGAACTACGGCGAAGAAAACAACCTCTGATTCCAGAGCGAGAAGTACGATTGAAAATGCCCTTAAAAAAGCGTTCTCACCGGAATTCCTCAATAGGATCGATGATATCGTCATCTTCAATTCGCTTGAAAAAGATGATATCAAGAGAATTATTGATCTCGAACTGAACAAGTTATACAGCAGATTGGAGAAACTGGGTTATAAAGTTGAACTGACTGAAGAAGCCAAAGACTTTATCTCAGAAAAAGGCTGGGACAAAGATTTCGGTGCAAGACCACTGAAACGTGCCATTCAGAAGTATATTGAAGACCTGTTAGCTGAAATGTTGGTTAACAAACAACTGAATGAAGGCGAAACTGTAATTCTTGATCTGAATGAAGCTAAAGATGGACTGGCAGGAAAAACTTCCAAGTCTAAGAAATCTGCAGCGGAGAAATCTTCTTAA
- the mnmA gene encoding tRNA 2-thiouridine(34) synthase MnmA: protein MKVVVGLSGGVDSSVTAYLLQQQGHEVVALFMRNWNDASVTLEDECPWIEDSNDALMVAQKLGIPFQVIDMSDLYKERIVDYMFAEYEKGRTPNPDVLCNREVKFDVFMKTAMSLGADKVATGHYARVTSTFDENGKEIFHLLAGKDNNKDQSYFLCQLSQDQLSKALFPIGELTKPQVREIAKEIGLVTADKKDSQGLCFIGKVSLPQFLQQQLVPKEGEIVEVFRDAPLFAQEVPQFSSRQEELTFLSTKIHYQKSDGKVIGKHQGAQFYTIGQSKGLGIGGHKESCFIISRDMENNILFVGEGHSFPGLYRRALKIDRSEVHWVREDLALKNGESKDVMARIRYRQPLQKAVLHQFESGLYIEFEEPQSAIAEGQFAAWYQDDELLGSGVIS, encoded by the coding sequence ATGAAAGTAGTTGTAGGATTATCAGGAGGCGTGGATTCCAGTGTGACCGCCTACCTGCTCCAGCAGCAGGGCCACGAGGTGGTGGCTCTGTTTATGAGAAACTGGAATGATGCTTCAGTAACGCTGGAGGATGAATGTCCCTGGATTGAGGACAGCAATGATGCCCTGATGGTGGCCCAGAAACTGGGGATTCCGTTCCAGGTCATTGACATGAGCGACCTGTATAAAGAGCGCATCGTAGATTATATGTTCGCCGAGTATGAAAAAGGAAGGACTCCGAACCCGGATGTCCTGTGCAACCGGGAGGTGAAATTTGACGTATTCATGAAAACGGCGATGTCACTGGGAGCGGATAAAGTAGCCACGGGACATTATGCAAGGGTCACTTCGACTTTTGATGAAAATGGTAAAGAAATATTCCATCTTCTTGCAGGCAAGGATAATAACAAAGATCAGTCATATTTCCTGTGTCAGCTAAGTCAGGACCAGCTATCGAAAGCACTGTTCCCGATTGGTGAGCTGACCAAGCCTCAGGTAAGGGAAATCGCTAAGGAAATAGGCCTGGTAACCGCTGATAAAAAGGATTCCCAGGGGTTATGCTTTATCGGTAAAGTAAGCCTTCCGCAATTTCTTCAGCAGCAGCTGGTTCCTAAAGAGGGTGAAATTGTAGAAGTTTTCAGGGATGCTCCGCTGTTTGCGCAGGAAGTTCCTCAGTTTTCCTCCCGGCAGGAGGAACTGACTTTTCTAAGCACCAAAATCCATTACCAAAAGTCTGACGGAAAAGTAATCGGAAAGCATCAGGGAGCCCAGTTTTACACGATCGGACAAAGCAAGGGCCTTGGTATCGGCGGCCATAAAGAAAGCTGTTTTATCATCTCCAGAGATATGGAAAACAATATCCTTTTTGTAGGCGAAGGGCACAGTTTCCCCGGATTATACAGAAGGGCCCTGAAAATTGATCGTTCGGAAGTGCATTGGGTCCGGGAAGATCTGGCCCTGAAAAATGGCGAGTCTAAAGATGTGATGGCGAGGATCCGCTACAGGCAACCCTTGCAAAAAGCGGTGTTGCATCAGTTTGAAAGTGGTTTATATATTGAATTTGAAGAGCCGCAGTCTGCTATTGCAGAAGGACAGTTTGCTGCATGGTACCAGGATGACGAGCTTCTGGGAAGCGGAGTGATTTCATAA
- a CDS encoding glycine-rich domain-containing protein, which translates to METQNVLQNDTLWNRLQNFSLDQHGASFPFSKKLAKEEKWTIEFTIKAIQEYKKFIYLCCVLPEGASPSETVDKVWHMHLLYTKIYWDVFCPQILRRKLHHHPSQGGISEHRRHKKLLQGTLDAYKRVFQQEPPADIWSASKGFQFSNRKFGVSIRLISLLLFLLILSSCADNSDALQEIIFIALPLIFFFSVIFRNRNGDNDRHNNGGDSSFGGSCSGGSSCHSGCGSCGGCGGCGGCGGD; encoded by the coding sequence ATGGAAACACAGAATGTTCTGCAAAACGATACACTTTGGAACAGGCTTCAGAATTTCTCACTGGATCAACACGGGGCCAGTTTCCCGTTCTCAAAAAAGCTTGCGAAAGAAGAAAAGTGGACAATTGAATTTACCATAAAAGCCATACAAGAATATAAGAAATTTATCTACTTGTGCTGTGTGCTGCCGGAAGGTGCCTCGCCCAGTGAAACGGTGGATAAAGTCTGGCATATGCATCTGCTGTATACTAAAATTTACTGGGATGTTTTCTGCCCGCAGATCCTGCGGCGGAAACTCCACCATCACCCATCGCAAGGAGGTATTTCTGAACACAGGAGACACAAAAAATTGCTGCAGGGTACTTTGGACGCTTATAAACGGGTTTTTCAGCAGGAGCCGCCGGCAGATATATGGTCAGCTTCGAAAGGCTTTCAGTTCAGTAACAGGAAATTTGGGGTGTCCATCAGATTGATATCCTTACTATTATTTTTATTGATATTAAGCTCATGTGCAGATAATTCCGATGCCTTGCAGGAAATCATTTTTATAGCATTGCCGCTGATATTCTTCTTTTCAGTGATCTTCAGGAACAGGAATGGCGATAACGATCGTCATAACAATGGGGGAGACAGTAGCTTTGGTGGGTCATGCAGTGGCGGAAGTTCATGCCATAGCGGTTGTGGAAGTTGTGGAGGTTGCGGGGGATGTGGGGGATGTGGGGGCGATTAA
- a CDS encoding LytR/AlgR family response regulator transcription factor, whose amino-acid sequence MIKTVIIEDEKPALRKLERMLGTFPDIEIVARIESVEEGKQWFSENEHPQLIFSDIVLGDGLSFDIFQEFPTRAFIIYTTAFDQYTLKAFKLNSIDYLLKPILDEDLAGAVEKFKSFIPSGNAVSSQEIKQLIKEDKSTLSRILVKIGYNLKIVQTHEVSCFFSENKIVYLQTKERTYPSDFTLDELADVLDDNKFFRVNRQFIINSDHIKNIHTSPYYKVELEFQPEDEITVSRDRVKDFKDWLMR is encoded by the coding sequence ATGATCAAAACGGTTATTATTGAAGATGAAAAACCGGCTTTAAGAAAGCTTGAACGTATGCTGGGTACTTTTCCCGATATCGAAATCGTGGCCAGGATAGAATCTGTGGAAGAGGGCAAACAGTGGTTCTCTGAAAACGAACATCCTCAGCTTATTTTTTCTGATATTGTGCTGGGAGACGGATTATCCTTCGATATTTTTCAGGAATTTCCCACCAGAGCATTCATCATTTATACAACCGCCTTTGATCAGTATACGCTGAAAGCTTTTAAGCTGAACAGCATCGATTATCTTCTGAAGCCCATCCTGGACGAAGACCTGGCCGGTGCAGTGGAAAAATTCAAATCCTTTATTCCCTCCGGAAATGCAGTGAGTTCACAGGAAATAAAACAGCTGATCAAGGAAGATAAAAGTACTCTTTCCAGGATCCTGGTCAAGATCGGGTACAACCTGAAAATTGTCCAGACCCATGAAGTAAGCTGTTTTTTCAGTGAAAATAAAATCGTCTATCTTCAGACGAAGGAACGTACCTATCCTTCAGATTTTACCCTTGATGAACTGGCGGATGTGCTGGATGACAATAAGTTTTTCAGGGTAAACCGGCAGTTTATCATCAATTCAGACCATATCAAAAATATCCATACGTCTCCATACTATAAAGTGGAGCTCGAATTTCAGCCTGAAGATGAAATTACTGTCAGCCGTGACCGGGTGAAGGATTTTAAGGATTGGCTGATGAGGTAA
- a CDS encoding 2TM domain-containing protein, translating into MDYYHAQQRVKELKRFYKSLLWFGIVSIVIFSDDLFKKGIFNISHWDGSVILLIWGIILTVKAVKLFIFDADWERSIVEKEMGKHKDPVKF; encoded by the coding sequence ATGGATTATTATCACGCACAACAACGAGTAAAAGAGCTGAAAAGGTTTTATAAAAGCCTTCTATGGTTCGGTATCGTCTCCATCGTTATTTTTTCCGATGACCTATTTAAAAAAGGAATTTTCAATATTTCACACTGGGATGGATCAGTTATTCTTTTGATCTGGGGAATTATTCTGACGGTAAAAGCCGTAAAGTTATTTATCTTTGATGCCGACTGGGAAAGAAGCATTGTAGAAAAAGAAATGGGTAAACATAAGGACCCGGTTAAATTTTAA
- a CDS encoding 2TM domain-containing protein: protein METSFNTESRAYEKAARRVKEIKGFYSNLTSYCLVIPFLVVLNLLTSPENLWFFWPMLGWGIGIAAHGVSTFGIGRNWEEKKIRELMDEEQKQAKTF from the coding sequence ATGGAAACATCATTCAACACAGAAAGCAGGGCATACGAGAAGGCAGCCCGAAGAGTGAAAGAAATCAAAGGCTTTTACAGCAACCTGACTTCTTACTGCCTGGTCATCCCTTTCCTGGTCGTTTTAAACCTGCTGACTTCCCCTGAGAATCTCTGGTTTTTCTGGCCGATGCTGGGATGGGGAATAGGGATCGCTGCCCATGGAGTAAGTACTTTCGGGATCGGGAGAAACTGGGAAGAAAAGAAGATCAGGGAACTGATGGACGAAGAGCAAAAACAGGCAAAAACTTTTTAA
- a CDS encoding methyltransferase family protein, producing the protein MNTLQIIFAVSMLAWFLSEFLYKNILKSGETDRKDKDRSTLNFLWMAIPFSIISAVTLSYYTRFPIAHDIWILYLGEALILIGIIVRFIIIRSLGKYFTVDVTIRKDHTIKKEGFYRYLRHPSYTFSLLTSLGLGLYLNNWLSLAFAFIPPFIAFSYRIKIEEDTLIEQFGEEYLEYRRKTKKLIPFVY; encoded by the coding sequence ATGAATACTTTACAGATTATCTTTGCCGTTTCTATGCTGGCCTGGTTCCTCAGTGAATTCCTGTATAAGAACATTTTAAAATCCGGGGAAACAGACCGGAAAGACAAAGACCGGTCTACCCTGAATTTCCTTTGGATGGCCATTCCGTTTTCTATTATCAGTGCGGTAACCTTGTCTTATTATACCAGGTTTCCAATTGCACATGATATCTGGATCCTGTACCTGGGAGAAGCATTGATTCTGATTGGAATTATTGTCCGGTTTATCATCATCCGGTCATTGGGTAAATACTTTACCGTTGATGTAACGATCAGGAAAGACCACACCATCAAAAAAGAAGGATTCTACAGGTATCTGAGGCATCCATCCTATACATTTTCCCTGCTTACTTCTTTAGGCCTGGGACTATACCTCAACAACTGGCTGTCATTGGCTTTTGCATTTATTCCTCCGTTCATCGCTTTCAGCTACAGGATTAAGATCGAGGAAGATACGCTTATTGAGCAGTTCGGGGAAGAATATCTGGAATACAGGCGCAAAACAAAGAAACTGATTCCTTTTGTATATTAA
- a CDS encoding 2TM domain-containing protein, which produces MEEISQDDIRYKQAEKRVKQIKNFYIFLFVYLVVNIFILITNYRELKPGQTIWHLKYFSLPLFWGMGVLVCGLRVFVPNFILGNHWEEKKIKQLMDEEMAARNGLK; this is translated from the coding sequence ATGGAAGAGATCAGCCAGGATGATATCCGCTACAAGCAGGCAGAAAAAAGAGTGAAGCAAATCAAGAATTTCTACATTTTCCTCTTTGTATATCTCGTGGTGAACATATTCATCTTAATCACCAATTACCGCGAACTGAAACCGGGCCAGACCATCTGGCACCTCAAATATTTCAGCCTTCCGCTGTTCTGGGGAATGGGTGTTTTGGTATGCGGATTGCGGGTATTTGTTCCTAATTTCATTCTGGGAAACCATTGGGAGGAGAAGAAAATCAAACAGCTCATGGACGAGGAAATGGCTGCCCGGAACGGATTAAAATAA
- a CDS encoding 2TM domain-containing protein — protein sequence MKRRNLITLCWISLATSMIFFFGFTDEKTLNNFLLTVVVCFMYSFVLAMGNSYINDFLNKRFPWSEATTRRAIISIVSILIANTIMVYFCNYMNFVVFQKAATTEEYFSGKFSFINWFTINIALLISAFLHAKGFMEELKKTSRKEVVEQKLIAKSANAQFESLKNQLDPHFLFNSLNVLSSLIDENPNQAQKFTVSMSKIYRYVLEQKDKELVTVEDEIEFARTYCELLKTRFEDSVDFIFDVRKEDYRRFVVPLSLQLLLENCIKHNFATSSRPLIIKIFSENDTLCIENNLQVREQIKESSGIGLANIVQRYSLLTKRNVFIEKSEDYFKVKLPVLVSKPNEISIKTDTSDKAYERAQKRVKELKSFYSNLTSYCIVIPSLVIINLITSPNHLWFYYPMLGWGIGVAAHGVSAFGLGKRWEDKKIREILEKQNK from the coding sequence ATGAAACGCAGGAACCTTATTACCTTATGCTGGATATCACTGGCAACATCCATGATTTTTTTCTTTGGATTTACAGATGAAAAGACGCTGAATAATTTTCTGCTTACCGTTGTTGTATGTTTTATGTATTCCTTTGTGTTGGCTATGGGAAACAGCTATATCAATGATTTCCTCAACAAAAGATTTCCGTGGTCTGAAGCCACTACCAGGAGGGCCATTATAAGCATTGTATCGATTCTTATCGCGAATACCATAATGGTTTATTTCTGCAACTATATGAATTTTGTCGTTTTTCAGAAGGCTGCGACTACCGAAGAATATTTTTCGGGAAAGTTCAGCTTCATCAACTGGTTTACGATTAATATCGCCCTTCTTATTTCAGCGTTCCTGCATGCCAAAGGATTTATGGAGGAACTGAAAAAAACTTCGCGCAAGGAAGTTGTAGAGCAGAAGCTCATTGCCAAATCAGCCAATGCGCAGTTTGAAAGCTTAAAGAATCAGCTGGATCCGCATTTCCTGTTCAATTCTCTGAATGTTCTGAGTTCCCTTATTGATGAAAACCCAAACCAGGCCCAGAAGTTTACAGTCTCAATGTCAAAGATTTACAGGTATGTTTTAGAGCAGAAAGATAAAGAGCTGGTCACGGTGGAAGATGAGATTGAATTTGCCAGGACATATTGCGAGCTGTTGAAAACCAGGTTTGAAGACAGTGTAGATTTTATATTTGATGTAAGAAAAGAAGATTACCGGAGATTCGTGGTTCCGCTCTCTTTACAGCTGTTGCTGGAAAACTGCATCAAGCATAATTTTGCCACCTCATCAAGGCCGCTCATCATTAAAATATTTTCTGAAAATGATACACTCTGCATTGAAAACAATCTTCAGGTCCGGGAGCAGATCAAGGAAAGCTCAGGCATTGGACTGGCTAATATTGTCCAGCGCTACTCACTGCTGACGAAAAGAAATGTATTCATTGAAAAATCAGAAGACTATTTTAAAGTTAAACTTCCGGTGCTGGTCAGTAAACCTAATGAAATCAGTATCAAAACGGATACTTCAGATAAAGCTTACGAAAGGGCACAGAAGCGTGTAAAGGAACTGAAAAGTTTTTACAGCAACCTTACTTCCTATTGCATTGTAATCCCGTCACTGGTTATCATTAACCTGATTACGAGCCCGAACCACCTTTGGTTTTATTATCCGATGTTAGGATGGGGGATTGGCGTCGCCGCTCACGGAGTGAGTGCTTTTGGCCTGGGTAAAAGATGGGAAGATAAAAAGATCCGGGAAATTTTAGAAAAACAGAATAAATAA
- a CDS encoding TonB-dependent receptor, with protein sequence MKTKLLFLFSFLSCILSFAQIKISGKVTYKNKGVADVNVTLKNTYDGATTDAEGNFSFDTAEKGSQVITFTHPKYNDVEKPVEIQDQAITVNAELKEQINEIDAVVVSAGSIEASDKKRATALLTPIDIYTTAGADGQISSALTYLPGVQKVGESEGLFIRGGTGAESKIFMDGSLINNYFSNSVPGIAGRDRFNTSLFKGNIFSSGGYSALYGQALSGALMLESVDLPDESSYDFGISPIFIDAGFQRLSNNKNYSYGATVGYSNLELMQNILHFNTDFTESPRSLSGDLNFRIRTKSGGFFKYYGKYDMNRMAVKTESLEPQYDASLVRLKGANTYHNLSFRQKFGKYLLNIGSSYSYNRSDLNFSTETADQESTRTRLLTDGNYINIKTVLERKINRISALRGGLEFNNSDEKLHFQQVNKKYNDLISAAFLESDLGFSNQLSAKIGVRAEHSSFLDKSNIAPRLALAYRLDKNWTSSIAYGLFYQNPESRYINAPANLGFQQSQHYIFQIQRASEGRSLRLEAFYKKYDQLIKTFTINPGESQNQQIQTALNNDGYGYAKGAEFFWRDKKTFKNIDYWISYSYLDSKRDFMNYPVSLKPNFASEHTLSAVAKRFITEWKLGVNLSYTYAKGRPYYDIVSQQNNNIIRNEGRLKDYSSLNLSFNYLPNLGKKDAKAFTIFVLSISNMLGTKNIYGYNFSGDGSRSSAVVPPSNTFVFVGAFISFGVDKTEDAINNNL encoded by the coding sequence ATGAAAACAAAACTATTATTTCTGTTCTCTTTCTTATCCTGTATACTGAGCTTTGCCCAGATCAAAATATCCGGTAAAGTCACCTATAAAAATAAAGGAGTGGCAGATGTGAACGTTACTTTAAAAAACACTTATGACGGTGCAACTACTGATGCGGAAGGGAATTTCTCTTTTGATACCGCTGAAAAAGGAAGCCAGGTAATAACCTTTACCCATCCGAAATACAATGATGTCGAGAAACCGGTGGAGATCCAGGACCAGGCAATCACGGTAAATGCAGAATTGAAAGAGCAGATCAATGAGATAGATGCCGTAGTGGTTTCCGCAGGATCTATTGAGGCAAGCGATAAGAAAAGGGCTACCGCTTTGCTGACGCCTATTGATATTTATACTACTGCAGGAGCAGACGGGCAGATTTCCTCTGCATTAACCTACCTTCCCGGGGTACAGAAAGTAGGGGAGTCAGAAGGCCTGTTTATCCGCGGTGGAACCGGGGCCGAATCCAAAATCTTTATGGACGGCAGCCTCATCAACAACTATTTTTCCAATTCCGTACCGGGCATAGCAGGAAGAGACCGTTTCAACACCTCTCTTTTCAAAGGAAACATATTCTCCAGCGGTGGCTATTCAGCTTTATATGGGCAGGCACTTTCCGGAGCACTGATGCTGGAAAGTGTGGACCTGCCGGATGAAAGTTCCTATGATTTCGGAATTTCGCCGATATTCATTGACGCAGGATTCCAGCGTTTAAGCAATAACAAGAACTATTCTTATGGAGCAACCGTAGGCTATTCCAATCTTGAACTGATGCAGAACATACTGCATTTCAATACAGACTTTACAGAATCTCCGCGTAGCCTGAGCGGAGACCTTAACTTCAGGATCAGGACAAAATCGGGAGGATTTTTTAAATACTACGGGAAATACGATATGAACAGAATGGCAGTGAAGACAGAAAGCCTGGAACCTCAATACGATGCTTCCCTGGTACGGCTGAAAGGCGCAAATACTTATCATAACCTGTCTTTCAGGCAGAAATTCGGGAAATACCTGCTGAATATAGGGAGCTCGTACTCTTACAACCGTTCAGACCTTAATTTTTCAACGGAGACTGCAGATCAGGAATCTACCCGGACCCGATTGCTGACAGACGGGAATTACATCAATATCAAAACTGTTCTGGAAAGGAAAATCAACAGGATCAGTGCCTTGAGGGGTGGCCTTGAGTTCAATAATTCAGATGAAAAGCTTCATTTTCAGCAGGTAAACAAAAAATATAATGATCTGATCTCCGCTGCATTTTTAGAATCAGACCTGGGCTTCAGCAATCAGCTGTCTGCAAAAATAGGCGTACGGGCAGAGCACTCATCCTTTCTTGATAAAAGTAATATTGCACCCAGGCTTGCCCTTGCTTACCGTCTGGATAAGAACTGGACCAGTTCCATTGCCTATGGGCTTTTTTACCAGAATCCTGAAAGCAGATACATTAATGCGCCTGCAAACCTTGGATTTCAACAGTCACAGCATTATATTTTCCAGATCCAGAGGGCGTCAGAAGGGAGAAGCCTGAGGCTGGAGGCGTTTTACAAAAAATATGACCAGCTGATCAAAACCTTTACCATAAATCCCGGGGAAAGTCAGAACCAGCAGATTCAAACGGCCCTTAACAATGATGGTTATGGCTATGCCAAAGGAGCAGAATTTTTTTGGAGGGATAAAAAAACCTTTAAGAATATCGACTACTGGATCAGCTATTCTTATTTGGATTCCAAAAGGGATTTCATGAACTATCCGGTAAGCCTGAAACCCAATTTTGCTTCAGAACATACGCTGTCTGCAGTCGCCAAAAGATTTATTACGGAATGGAAACTGGGGGTAAATCTGTCCTACACTTATGCTAAAGGAAGGCCATACTATGATATTGTCAGCCAGCAGAATAACAATATCATCCGTAATGAAGGAAGACTAAAGGATTACAGCTCACTAAACCTGAGCTTCAACTACCTGCCGAACCTCGGAAAGAAAGATGCAAAAGCATTTACCATATTTGTTCTCAGCATCTCTAACATGTTAGGCACTAAAAATATCTATGGATATAACTTCTCCGGTGACGGGTCCAGGAGTTCTGCCGTTGTTCCGCCTTCCAATACCTTTGTTTTTGTCGGAGCCTTTATCAGTTTCGGTGTGGATAAGACGGAAGATGCGATCAATAATAATTTGTAA